A segment of the Mustelus asterias unplaced genomic scaffold, sMusAst1.hap1.1 HAP1_SCAFFOLD_2045, whole genome shotgun sequence genome:
ggacggtgcagattcgatgggccgaatgacgtccTCCTGGACTGTTGGATTATGTGAATTATTGTGAGATATTGTGTACTCACAGAGCAGGTCTGTACCTGGAATCTGATGAATGGAAAATCACTAGTCCTGCGTATGCGCTTCCCCCGGGTCTCTGAGCAGCCCTGCCAGTGGGGAGCGTGAATcactactcttcctatctatttCTTATCAGAGAGTACCTTCGGGTCAATGGTGACTTCTTCTAATCAACTGCCTCGCAGTACCAATTCATTCAAACCAATAACCCGAATTGAAACAATGATATTTTAACTATGTGTGAATTCTTTCCTTAAACTTAGCCTCACGCCCCGTGAGTTTAACTCTTACGGAGCACGAAGAGGGAATGATGCTGTGATGACCCGAGGGACCTTCGCCAACATCAGGCTCCTGAATAAATTTATTGGCAAAACTGCACCTAAAACAATACACATCCCGTCTGGGCAAACAGTAAGTATTCAGCGTCTTTGGCACTTTGAAATAGAAGTACAAgtcttgctgaaaaaagagacaactTATCTAAGCTTTCCATCTTGCATAATCAGGACAGTTTGCAAGAATACAAACtgcagttaactgtcaatcaatATCAACTGGtggattctccatggcaatgcctctaccaatcagagtccacttgccatccAATCAACACTGTCTTGTACAGTATAAATTTCCCTGACATTTGTATCCttgggaattcatagaatccctacagtgcagaagggattcagcccattgagtctgcaccaactctctgacagaacatcttacccaggctcccaACCCTATCCCCGTGGCCCCGCgcaattaccccactaatccccctaacctgcacatcttgggacaccaaggggtaatttaacatggccagtccacctaacctgaacatctagggacactaaggggcaatttagtacggccagtccacctaacttgcatgtctttggagtgtgggaggaaacccacgcagacacgaggaggccgtgcagactccacacagacagtgacctgaggtggcaatcgaacccgggtctcaggagctgtgaggcagcagtgctaaccactgtgctgccatactACCCTGAGGAGTGCAAGACTAAAACTTTCaacaatgtcttttttcagcaatactcgagTTTTGTACGATCAAACAAGTAAAAGTATTAATATTTTCCTTGCAGCTCGATGTGTTTGATGCAGCCGAGCGGTACCAGAGGGAAGGCTTTCCGCTGATTATTTTAGCTGGGAAAAAATACGGCTTGGGTAGCTCGAGGGACTGGGCAGCCAAAGGACCTTATTTACTGGTAAAACCCGATTCTGTCTGCATATAAGAACTGTCCCGGATTGAATCAAATTGCCGATGTCAATTATTGTGCTCCTGCATTTCAGGGTGTCAAAGCCATTCTAGCAGAGAGTTACGAGAAGATGCACAAGAACCACTTGATTGGTATGGGCATTATTCCCCTTCAGTTCCTTCCAGAGGACAACGTAGACAAGTTAGGACTGACCGGAAAGGAGCGTTATACAATAATAATCCCTAAAGAACTGTGCCCAGGAACAGCAGTCAGTGTAACGGTACGGATATCAAATGCTTTGTGTTTTAACTTGTGTATTATGCTCACATAGTTTATTGTAGCTTTGTTTTGCTTGTGCGGATGCCGCGGATAGTATTGAAGGAAGGCTTTCAAGGGATATACTTTCCTCCTCATGTAGTTTGCCCAAAGAATCACGCATGACCTTTCTGTCAccgcatagaatcagagaatccctacagtgcagaaggaggctattcggcccattgagtcagtgtTGGATAGTTAAGACACTTCATTTGGTTAACTTCCAACAAGCTCATGGGAGATGGAAACTCTCTTTTCTCTTTACCgttgttagggtggcacagtgttagcactgctgcctcacagcgccagggacccggtcccacactccaagatgtgtaggttaggtggattggctatgctaaattgccccttagttctttaaagtttatttattagtgttacaagtcattttacattaacgctgcaagaaagttactgtgaaaattccctactcgccacactccggagcctgttcgggtacactgagggagaatttagcacggccaatgcaccctaaccagcacgtctttcagactgggggaggaaaccggagcacacggaggaaacccacgcagacacggggaaaatgtgcaaactccacagaaacagtgacccaagcggggaatcgaacctgggtccctggtggtgtgagacagcagtgctaaccactgtgccaccgtcccaaggtgtgcaggttaggtggattggccatgctaaatttccccttggtgtccaaagatggacaggttaggtagatgtgtggggcaggggaaagggcctgggtgggatgctctgtcgagaagtcggtgcagacctggtgggccaagtggcctcttctgcgctatagggattctacaattcttccATCCTTAACATGTGAGCCTGGGTAGATAGTTCTGGAGCATCACGGCTGAGCCTCAAAGCTCTCATGCtgtgcacccccccctccccgcactggaGCGGGAATCTTTCCCCATGTAGTTTTCTTCCTTTGGCCCCAATGTGACAGTTCACATCAGCTGAGTGAGCACAGATGGAAGGGTGGCAGGGACACAGTGTCACACCTCATGCACGTCGGGATTTATGTGACCTGATTGTTGTGTTGTGTCAGCCAGCTGAGAATCAGACACGAGCTCACCTGCTATTCAGGGGATTTATTCTCGTAATTTGCGAGCAAGCAACAGCTGCAAACCACATCGCAGCTTTTCCTTTTTAGTCGCCCCTCTAGAGTCGACAGTGAGCAAATGCTTTATAAAGCAACGACTAGCAGGGGCGGAGTAGCACAGTGCAGCACGGGACCCTGCTGCTCAGACTATAAGTTACTATGAAAGGCATTTTCTAAAGTGACCACTCATAACTCTTAGACCTTGTCAACTCAACAGCT
Coding sequences within it:
- the LOC144489240 gene encoding iron-responsive element-binding protein 2-like encodes the protein TKEPSCPQSIENAHVLLHLGDSVTTDHISPAGSIARNSAAARYLTCKGLTPREFNSYGARRGNDAVMTRGTFANIRLLNKFIGKTAPKTIHIPSGQTLDVFDAAERYQREGFPLIILAGKKYGLGSSRDWAAKGPYLLGVKAILAESYEKMHKNHLIGMGIIPLQFLPEDNVDKLGLTGKERYTIIIPKELCPGTAVSVTTSTGKTFKVVAKFDNEMEIAFYKQGGILNYVARKML